One Corynebacterium tuberculostearicum DNA window includes the following coding sequences:
- a CDS encoding serine hydrolase, translating to MTARMEMALENVLTRSGCEGWWCASRLHDGVTIGRKQDEKITVASLYKIRLLHLTLEAIQRGDLDPRLRVDVAPSKGTYEGYGFAAFDDAVNVSLRDLMKQVASVSDNVAAHEILRLLPAWAREAFLKRFPPHYDLQDRNSLVTAEKQLRQYVQSQGGSSTDIAFSAVSSLAEITNDLEQVWKDDSAAVRRSMCELLGLQVWRHRVPSGFPPSGVDIYGKTGTVGLLHGEASIIQVEGEEPIVVSIMLKQVVPEQAMSTHDGAIGEVARLLVDALR from the coding sequence ATGACTGCACGGATGGAGATGGCCCTGGAAAACGTGTTGACGCGGTCGGGGTGTGAGGGATGGTGGTGTGCATCGCGACTGCACGATGGGGTGACTATCGGACGCAAACAAGACGAGAAAATTACGGTGGCATCCTTATATAAAATCCGGCTCCTCCACCTCACTTTGGAAGCGATTCAACGAGGTGATCTGGATCCTCGTCTTCGTGTTGACGTTGCACCGTCCAAAGGAACTTACGAAGGGTATGGGTTCGCTGCCTTTGATGACGCAGTGAACGTGAGTCTCCGAGACTTAATGAAACAAGTCGCATCGGTGTCAGATAACGTGGCCGCCCACGAGATTTTGCGTCTACTGCCTGCGTGGGCTCGAGAAGCATTTCTTAAACGGTTTCCACCTCATTATGACTTGCAAGATCGGAATAGCTTAGTGACGGCGGAGAAACAATTGCGTCAATATGTTCAATCCCAAGGGGGGAGTAGTACAGATATAGCGTTTTCTGCAGTCTCTTCGTTGGCGGAAATAACTAATGACTTGGAACAGGTTTGGAAAGACGATAGTGCAGCGGTACGTCGATCTATGTGTGAACTCTTGGGGTTGCAGGTGTGGCGTCACCGTGTTCCTTCAGGCTTTCCTCCAAGCGGCGTTGATATCTATGGAAAAACGGGCACTGTAGGACTTCTCCATGGTGAAGCTTCGATTATCCAGGTTGAGGGCGAGGAGCCCATTGTGGTGTCCATCATGCTGAAACAGGTGGTGCCAGAACAAGCAATGAGTACTCACGATGGTGCTATTGGCGAAGTGGCTAGACTGCTCGTGGACGCTCTTCGTTAG
- a CDS encoding LysR family transcriptional regulator, whose amino-acid sequence MIAQTGNLRQWQYFVALAETGSFTAAAARLGVSQPPVSNAIKRLEAGVGTPLFIRGAGEVKLTEAGLTLLPYARVINRDLQTMHSMIDGIRSGAQSGFRLAISSALPSEIGSRIAAKAQQHDGVVLSSLPSVEILARVEEGAIHAGLVQAPVPLGTHRSARQFSLSRDLVVPPGYSRLDKTLSQLNLLVENLNDTSSAASGLARELFRSGVSCEINDSEDALGRGLLIGRGEGMSLVFRGFHQFDNAIELPSRFDFSVDVVVRRGGMDNGAEAMAVAERICRRINQ is encoded by the coding sequence ATGATTGCTCAGACGGGAAATCTGCGCCAATGGCAGTATTTCGTGGCTTTAGCGGAGACCGGTAGTTTTACAGCGGCGGCAGCGCGACTGGGAGTGAGTCAGCCGCCTGTCTCCAATGCCATTAAGCGCTTAGAAGCTGGTGTAGGTACACCGCTATTTATCCGAGGGGCGGGGGAAGTGAAACTAACCGAGGCAGGGTTGACCTTGCTTCCATATGCCCGGGTGATTAATCGCGATCTTCAGACTATGCATTCGATGATTGACGGTATCCGAAGTGGTGCGCAAAGCGGGTTTCGTTTGGCCATCAGTAGTGCGCTTCCAAGCGAGATAGGATCGCGTATTGCAGCAAAGGCACAGCAGCATGATGGAGTAGTTTTGTCGTCACTGCCTTCTGTTGAGATTCTTGCCCGTGTTGAAGAAGGCGCTATTCATGCGGGGCTTGTTCAAGCTCCGGTTCCCTTGGGTACTCACCGCAGTGCGAGGCAGTTTTCTCTGTCACGTGATCTAGTGGTGCCGCCGGGGTATTCAAGGTTGGATAAGACCTTGTCTCAATTGAATCTGCTGGTGGAGAACCTGAATGACACTTCAAGTGCAGCCAGTGGTTTGGCGAGAGAGCTATTTCGGTCGGGTGTGTCTTGCGAAATTAATGATTCAGAGGATGCTCTAGGTAGGGGCTTATTGATTGGAAGAGGGGAGGGGATGTCTTTGGTATTTCGCGGTTTTCACCAGTTTGACAATGCTATTGAGCTTCCTTCCCGTTTCGATTTTTCCGTGGATGTAGTGGTTCGCCGAGGTGGGATGGACAATGGCGCCGAGGCCATGGCGGTCGCCGAAAGAATTTGTCGAAGGATTAACCAATGA
- a CDS encoding helicase-associated domain-containing protein, translating to MGIGNGPLIVQSDKTVLLEIDHEQAQEARTALAPFAELERAPEHVHTYRITPLALWNARAAGHDAEQIMDVLETYSRFPAPQPLLIDIADTMDRYGRLKLIKHPAHGLVLETTDRAVLTEIRRHKKIKPMLGAEIDEDSIVVHPSERGRLKQELLKVGWPAEDLAGYVDGEAHPIELSQEHEEWQLRDYQEMAADSFWEGGSGVVVLPCGAGKTMVGAASMAKAKATTLILVTNTVAGRQWKDELVRRTSLTEDEIGEYSGEKKEIRPVTIATYQVVTRKSKGEYRALELFDSRDWGLIIYDEVHLLPAPVFRMTSDLQSRRRLGLTATLVREDGREGDVFSLIGPKRYDAPWKDIEAFLDRMSPGGLSSVPQSLRYLIDDATRAFQQGSATEPHSARVPSRVDTPQRNIMDITGDSTEIASEIDGAVEGFRRAHDQAIAVDPADGTKASDTRTFRSPREIMSELRRAYTAGTQVRLHYVDYAGATSHDWISIVMMTPSTISAVLESTGESLTIQPHRIAAVDVPC from the coding sequence GTGGGCATTGGAAACGGACCGCTCATTGTGCAGTCGGATAAGACCGTGCTGCTGGAAATCGACCACGAACAGGCGCAGGAGGCGCGCACCGCGCTGGCACCGTTCGCGGAGCTGGAGCGCGCGCCGGAGCACGTGCACACCTACCGCATCACCCCGCTGGCGCTGTGGAACGCCCGCGCGGCAGGGCACGACGCGGAGCAGATCATGGACGTGCTGGAAACCTACTCGCGGTTCCCCGCCCCGCAGCCGCTGCTCATCGACATTGCCGACACGATGGATCGCTACGGGCGACTGAAGCTCATCAAGCACCCAGCGCACGGGCTCGTGCTAGAGACGACGGACAGGGCTGTGCTGACGGAGATCCGGCGTCACAAAAAGATCAAGCCCATGTTGGGCGCAGAGATCGACGAGGACTCGATCGTTGTGCACCCTTCCGAGCGCGGCAGGCTCAAGCAGGAACTGCTGAAGGTCGGCTGGCCCGCAGAGGACCTGGCGGGATACGTCGACGGCGAGGCACACCCCATCGAGCTGTCGCAGGAACACGAAGAATGGCAGCTGCGCGACTACCAGGAGATGGCGGCCGATAGCTTCTGGGAAGGCGGCTCGGGCGTGGTAGTGCTGCCATGTGGTGCGGGCAAGACGATGGTCGGCGCGGCCTCGATGGCCAAGGCAAAGGCCACCACCCTGATCCTGGTGACGAACACCGTCGCGGGCAGGCAGTGGAAGGACGAGCTAGTGCGCCGCACCTCCCTGACGGAGGATGAAATCGGCGAATACTCCGGAGAGAAGAAGGAGATCCGCCCCGTGACCATCGCCACCTACCAAGTGGTCACGCGCAAGTCGAAGGGCGAATACCGGGCGCTGGAGCTGTTCGACTCCCGCGACTGGGGCTTAATCATTTACGACGAGGTTCACCTGCTGCCTGCCCCGGTGTTCCGCATGACCTCCGACCTGCAGTCTCGCCGCCGTCTGGGGCTCACCGCCACCCTGGTGCGCGAGGACGGCCGCGAAGGCGACGTATTCAGCCTGATCGGGCCGAAGCGCTATGACGCCCCATGGAAGGACATCGAGGCCTTCCTGGATCGCATGTCCCCCGGCGGTCTCTCGTCCGTTCCCCAGTCCCTGCGGTATTTGATTGACGACGCCACCAGGGCATTCCAGCAGGGCTCCGCCACCGAACCCCACTCGGCTCGTGTCCCGTCTCGCGTGGATACTCCCCAGCGCAACATCATGGACATCACTGGGGACTCCACCGAGATCGCCTCGGAGATCGACGGCGCCGTGGAGGGTTTTCGCCGCGCCCACGACCAGGCCATCGCCGTGGACCCGGCGGACGGCACGAAGGCCTCGGACACCCGGACCTTCCGCTCGCCGCGGGAGATCATGTCCGAGCTGCGCCGCGCCTATACCGCGGGCACACAGGTGCGCCTGCACTACGTGGACTATGCGGGTGCCACCAGCCATGACTGGATCTCCATCGTGATGATGACCCCCTCCACCATCTCCGCGGTGCTCGAATCCACCGGGGAGAGCCTCACGATCCAACCCCACCGCATCGCTGCGGTGGACGTGCCGTGCTAG
- a CDS encoding IS3 family transposase (programmed frameshift), with translation MPRKFDQDAKDRVVRLVEDRILAENMSMQAACQAVAPKLGVSWHTARQWTQQARRAGNIPEPVPEDLAAENARLRRENQELRDTNELLKAASAFFAFGTRPKTSEMIRFIDEYRNRFSVEFICKTLKKNRAGGFITSRGYRQSKARGVSARRLRDAVLVERISAIHRDNYGIYGVRKMWHALHRDGIDIGREQTARLMRLAGVSGKGKGRSPMTTRTPQRPDLRPDLVEREFKAEGPNKLWVADITYVRTKKGFVYAAFVTDVYSRRIVGWALSDSMRTEALPLQALNQAIASAEETTGLIHHSDHGSQYVSVVYNERLAQHGIAASTGTVGDSYDNALAENVNGSYKNELIHTRRWDEVVEVEIATFEWVSWWNETRLHQSLGYRTPVEVETEFWDQHPPQAIIEIKANA, from the exons ATGCCAAGAAAATTTGACCAGGATGCGAAGGATCGTGTGGTCCGTCTTGTAGAGGACCGCATCTTGGCGGAAAATATGTCGATGCAAGCCGCGTGCCAGGCAGTAGCCCCAAAGCTGGGGGTGTCATGGCACACAGCCCGTCAATGGACCCAACAGGCCCGCCGTGCGGGAAACATCCCAGAACCCGTGCCTGAAGATCTGGCCGCCGAAAACGCGAGGCTTCGCCGTGAAAATCAAGAGCTACGCGACACCAATGAACTTTTAAAGGCTGCCTCAGCTTTTTTCGCGT TCGGAACTCGACCCAAAACGTCGGAAATGATCCGGTTCATCGATGAATACCGGAATCGTTTCTCTGTCGAGTTCATCTGTAAGACGTTGAAGAAAAACCGCGCTGGTGGGTTCATCACCTCGCGTGGGTATCGTCAGTCCAAGGCCCGTGGGGTAAGTGCTCGCCGCCTTCGTGATGCTGTGCTGGTTGAACGCATTAGTGCTATCCATCGGGATAATTACGGCATCTACGGTGTGCGGAAAATGTGGCATGCTCTTCATCGTGACGGAATCGATATCGGTCGTGAACAAACCGCGCGGCTGATGCGTCTAGCCGGTGTATCAGGCAAAGGCAAAGGCCGCTCGCCTATGACCACTCGCACACCTCAAAGGCCGGATTTACGCCCGGACTTGGTGGAGCGAGAATTCAAAGCCGAAGGCCCGAACAAGCTGTGGGTGGCTGATATTACCTACGTGCGCACGAAGAAAGGCTTTGTGTATGCCGCGTTTGTCACCGATGTTTACTCCCGACGGATCGTTGGGTGGGCGTTATCAGATTCCATGCGCACCGAAGCGTTGCCGCTGCAAGCTCTCAACCAGGCGATCGCGTCTGCTGAGGAAACAACAGGTCTCATTCATCATTCGGATCACGGCTCGCAGTATGTCAGCGTTGTCTACAACGAGCGTCTTGCCCAGCACGGGATTGCCGCTTCCACCGGAACTGTCGGGGATTCCTATGACAATGCTCTGGCGGAAAACGTTAATGGTTCCTACAAAAACGAGCTGATCCATACTCGCAGGTGGGATGAGGTTGTCGAGGTGGAAATCGCGACGTTTGAGTGGGTGTCATGGTGGAACGAGACGAGGCTTCACCAAAGCTTGGGATACCGAACCCCGGTCGAAGTGGAAACCGAATTTTGGGACCAGCACCCGCCGCAAGCAATAATAGAAATCAAGGCAAATGCCTAG
- a CDS encoding type IIL restriction-modification enzyme MmeI, with the protein MAPTTVFDRATIRHNLTEFKLRWLDRIKQWEAENRPATESSHDQQFWGDLLDCFGVNARDLYLYQRSAKRASTGRTGKIDMFMPGKVIGEAKSLGVPLDDAYAQALDYLLGGTIANSHMPAYVVCSNFETLRVTRLNRTYVGDSADWDITFPLAEIDEHIEQLAFLADYETSAYREEEKASLEASRLMVELFRAMNGDDVDEAVGDDAPTTPEEEDERVMRTSIYLTRILFLLFGDDAGLWDTPHLFADFVRNETTPESLGPQLNELFSVLNTAPEKRPKRLPSTLAK; encoded by the coding sequence ATGGCCCCTACGACTGTTTTTGACCGCGCTACCATTCGCCACAATCTCACCGAATTCAAACTCCGGTGGCTTGACCGCATTAAGCAATGGGAGGCGGAAAACCGACCCGCAACCGAGTCGAGTCACGACCAACAGTTCTGGGGTGACCTGCTCGACTGCTTCGGTGTCAACGCCCGCGACCTGTACTTGTACCAACGCAGCGCTAAACGCGCTTCGACGGGGCGCACCGGCAAGATCGACATGTTTATGCCGGGCAAAGTCATAGGCGAGGCTAAGTCCCTCGGCGTCCCGCTCGATGATGCTTATGCCCAAGCTTTGGATTATTTGCTGGGCGGTACTATCGCGAACTCGCACATGCCGGCCTATGTTGTCTGCTCCAACTTCGAGACCCTGCGGGTTACCCGTCTTAACCGCACCTATGTCGGCGATAGCGCCGACTGGGACATTACATTCCCTTTAGCTGAGATTGACGAGCACATCGAACAACTCGCTTTTCTCGCCGACTATGAAACCTCCGCCTACCGGGAGGAAGAAAAGGCTTCCCTGGAAGCCTCTCGGTTAATGGTGGAGCTCTTCCGCGCCATGAACGGCGACGACGTGGACGAGGCAGTAGGCGATGACGCTCCCACCACGCCGGAGGAAGAAGACGAGCGCGTCATGCGCACCTCTATCTACCTCACCCGAATCCTCTTCCTTCTCTTCGGCGACGACGCAGGACTCTGGGATACCCCGCATTTGTTTGCGGACTTTGTGCGCAATGAAACCACCCCAGAATCGCTCGGCCCGCAGCTCAATGAGCTATTTAGCGTGCTTAATACCGCCCCGGAAAAGCGGCCTAAGCGTTTGCCATCAACGTTGGCGAAGTGA
- a CDS encoding recombinase family protein, which yields MGSDSGSHGQRVGYIRVSSVEQNNQRQKELLNMSGRIDRFFEDKVSGRTKAARPGLVECMAYVRDGDELVVSSIDRLARSLTDLRGIVDELTGKGVTVTFLHENLAFAKDTTDPRADLMLGILGSFAEFERAIIRERQAEGIALAKKAGKYKGRKPALSPQQVAEIKRRTLAGESKAALAREFGVTRPTVYRALKNV from the coding sequence ATGGGCAGTGACTCTGGTTCGCATGGGCAGCGGGTGGGCTATATCCGTGTCTCGTCGGTGGAGCAGAATAATCAGCGTCAGAAAGAACTGCTCAATATGTCTGGCAGGATTGACCGTTTCTTTGAGGATAAGGTTTCCGGCCGTACCAAGGCTGCGCGCCCTGGGCTTGTCGAGTGTATGGCGTATGTGCGCGACGGTGACGAGCTTGTCGTGTCGTCGATTGACCGTCTCGCCCGTTCGCTTACGGATCTTCGCGGTATTGTTGATGAGCTTACCGGCAAGGGTGTGACTGTTACTTTTCTGCATGAGAATCTCGCGTTTGCGAAAGACACCACAGATCCACGCGCAGATTTAATGCTGGGTATTTTGGGTTCGTTTGCGGAGTTTGAGCGGGCCATTATCCGCGAGCGTCAGGCGGAGGGGATTGCGTTGGCCAAAAAGGCTGGCAAATACAAAGGCCGCAAGCCTGCTCTTAGCCCGCAGCAGGTAGCGGAGATTAAACGGCGCACACTGGCAGGGGAGTCGAAAGCAGCCTTGGCGCGGGAATTCGGGGTGACCCGTCCTACGGTATATCGGGCGTTGAAAAACGTCTAA
- a CDS encoding TetR/AcrR family transcriptional regulator yields MRTSQRSEILEAALRVMNAAEGGDITLDAVTHEAGLTKPGLLYHFRNRDVLLAAIVDHAAANVENDMTATLGKPLENANATERLLSYVHVAAHGAAKRAEFIIWGQATYRPELTEPWTTRMGRWLELPDDLDAATRARLTTARLAADGLWGAQATGVSTLHGADLEAVVSSIRSLIEGTTP; encoded by the coding sequence ATGCGAACCAGTCAGCGCTCCGAGATCCTGGAAGCTGCCCTCCGCGTCATGAACGCAGCGGAGGGTGGCGACATTACCCTTGACGCAGTGACCCACGAGGCCGGGCTCACCAAACCGGGATTGCTATATCACTTCCGCAACCGCGACGTACTGCTCGCCGCGATCGTCGACCACGCTGCGGCCAACGTCGAGAACGACATGACTGCCACCCTTGGCAAGCCCCTCGAGAACGCCAACGCCACCGAGCGGCTCCTGAGCTACGTTCACGTCGCCGCCCACGGGGCCGCCAAGCGCGCCGAGTTCATCATCTGGGGCCAAGCGACGTATCGGCCCGAACTCACCGAACCGTGGACTACGCGGATGGGCCGCTGGCTCGAACTCCCGGACGATCTCGACGCCGCCACCCGAGCCAGGCTGACCACCGCCCGACTCGCCGCCGACGGACTCTGGGGCGCCCAGGCCACAGGTGTGTCCACCCTCCACGGCGCGGATCTCGAAGCCGTCGTCTCCAGCATTCGCTCCCTGATCGAAGGAACAACCCCATGA
- a CDS encoding DMT family transporter: MKQWFLLAGAITTEVAATLSLKAALNHPSWYIVVAAGYIGTFVFLTFCLREGMQIGVAYGIWGASGVVLAAVLSAAIFGEPLTAVMGLGMVAIISGVLTVELGSQKAQQTAAQEAGVNS, encoded by the coding sequence ATGAAGCAGTGGTTCCTGCTCGCTGGCGCCATCACTACCGAAGTGGCGGCGACGCTGTCTCTCAAGGCGGCGCTCAATCACCCATCCTGGTACATCGTGGTTGCTGCCGGATACATCGGCACTTTCGTCTTCCTCACCTTCTGCCTGCGCGAAGGAATGCAGATCGGCGTCGCCTATGGCATCTGGGGAGCCAGCGGGGTCGTGCTCGCCGCCGTGCTATCCGCCGCGATTTTCGGTGAACCTCTGACCGCTGTGATGGGTCTTGGAATGGTTGCGATCATCAGCGGTGTCCTCACCGTCGAACTCGGCTCCCAGAAAGCTCAGCAAACCGCAGCCCAGGAAGCAGGAGTCAACTCATGA
- a CDS encoding DMT family transporter, whose product MRWIFLAGAILSEVVATMSLRASDGGRVKKWFIGVIAGYLVAFVALSLALADGMALGVAYGIWAASGVALTAILARVIFHEPLTRTMALGILLIAVGVLTVELGANLAN is encoded by the coding sequence ATGAGATGGATCTTCCTCGCAGGCGCCATCTTGTCCGAAGTCGTCGCGACCATGTCGCTACGAGCCTCCGACGGTGGCCGGGTGAAGAAATGGTTCATCGGCGTCATCGCGGGGTATCTCGTGGCGTTCGTCGCCTTAAGTCTCGCCTTGGCCGACGGCATGGCCCTTGGCGTCGCCTACGGCATCTGGGCAGCATCCGGCGTAGCTCTCACCGCGATCCTCGCCCGGGTCATCTTCCACGAACCCCTCACCCGAACCATGGCCCTCGGCATCCTCCTCATCGCCGTCGGAGTTCTCACCGTTGAACTCGGCGCCAACTTGGCGAACTGA
- a CDS encoding NIPSNAP family protein, with product MITCVVHYTIDPDQIAAFEQFARAWMRHVDEHGGTHHGYYLPAEGVSDRAESLFSFPSLAAYEQYRTLFGTHSDFIAADRIRDESECVLRYERTFMRPLLPQGH from the coding sequence GTGATCACCTGTGTCGTCCACTACACCATCGACCCCGACCAGATCGCAGCCTTTGAACAGTTCGCCCGCGCTTGGATGCGGCATGTCGACGAACACGGCGGCACCCACCACGGGTACTACCTACCCGCGGAAGGTGTGAGTGACCGTGCGGAATCCCTGTTCAGCTTCCCCAGCCTGGCTGCCTACGAGCAGTACCGCACCTTGTTCGGCACCCACTCGGACTTCATCGCCGCTGACCGGATTCGAGACGAGTCCGAGTGCGTCCTGCGGTACGAGCGCACCTTCATGCGGCCGCTCCTACCCCAGGGACACTGA
- a CDS encoding succinate dehydrogenase/fumarate reductase iron-sulfur subunit, with product MKLTLEIWRQAGPTQEGHFETVQVDDASEQMSILELLDHVNEGYIERGEEPFAFASDCREGICGTCGLTVNGRPHGPGQNTPACQQRLFNFTDGQTIKLEPFRSAAYPVIKDMIVDRAALDHVMEQGGYVSMDAGTAPDADTMHINHETSEYSLDHAACIGCGACVAACPNGAAHLFTGAKLVHLSLMPLGKEERGRRARNMVDDLEANFGHCSLYGECADVCPAGVPLTAVSAVTRERARAAFRGKDD from the coding sequence ATGAAACTGACACTTGAGATCTGGCGTCAAGCCGGACCGACCCAAGAAGGCCATTTCGAGACCGTCCAGGTGGATGACGCCTCTGAGCAGATGTCCATCCTGGAGCTGCTGGACCACGTTAACGAGGGCTACATTGAGCGCGGCGAAGAGCCCTTCGCCTTCGCTTCCGACTGCCGTGAGGGCATCTGCGGTACCTGTGGTTTGACCGTCAATGGTCGCCCGCACGGCCCAGGTCAGAACACCCCTGCCTGCCAGCAGCGCCTGTTCAACTTCACCGATGGCCAGACCATCAAGCTGGAGCCATTCCGTTCCGCTGCCTACCCGGTCATTAAGGACATGATCGTGGACCGCGCGGCTCTGGATCACGTAATGGAGCAGGGCGGCTACGTTTCCATGGACGCTGGCACCGCTCCGGATGCGGATACCATGCACATCAACCATGAGACCTCCGAGTACTCGCTGGACCACGCTGCCTGCATTGGCTGCGGTGCCTGCGTTGCTGCCTGCCCGAACGGTGCGGCTCACCTGTTTACCGGCGCAAAGTTGGTGCACCTCTCCCTCATGCCGCTGGGCAAGGAAGAGCGTGGCCGCCGTGCCCGCAACATGGTCGACGACTTGGAAGCCAACTTTGGCCACTGCTCCCTCTACGGTGAGTGCGCTGATGTCTGCCCGGCCGGCGTTCCGCTGACCGCGGTTTCCGCGGTTACCCGCGAACGTGCACGTGCTGCTTTCCGTGGCAAGGACGACTAA